Within bacterium, the genomic segment CATCGGGCGTCCGTCCTTGAGGCCGATCCGGATCTCCACCGCGGAGGGCGCGCCGCCGCCGGCTGCCTGTGCCGCGAGGAGAATGATCCACAGAGTGAGAATCGCGCTGCGCATGGGGGTTATTTCTTCTTGCGCGGTTTCTTGTTGATGAAGGCCTCTCGAACGTACCGCACCGTGCCCCAGATTTCCTTGTCGTTCAGCACATGCCCATAGGCTTTCATGAAGTCGAATTTGGCCTCTTCGGTGACATCGATCCGCCCCAGCTTGATGAGCGAGAAGAGGAACTTGTCGTCGAAGCGGGCCATCATCTCCTTCAGGGTGTAGTTCATCGGCGGCGGCTGGATCTCGCTCACGAAAGTTTTCGGGTCCTGGCTGCCGACGGGGCGCTCGCCGTCGCCAAGCCCATTTTTCCCGTGGCACTGGGCGCAGGCGTCCTTGAATATCTCCTTCGACTCTTCATCCTTGATCATCTTGCCGGTGGTGATGCCTTTCTCCCATTCGATCAGCTTGCGGATCTGAGCGTCCTCGAGCACCTCGCCGAAGGCGGGCATGGCGGTCGCCCGGCCCTTCTTCAGCTGGAAGCCATTCATCTTCTCCTTGAGGACGTTCATCTTGCCGAACTTCACGACGGCGAAGATGTACTCGTCCGTCATGCGCTTCATGTAGGTGCTGCTGGTAAAGACCTGCGGCCGCGGCATCGAGCTTTGCCAGCTCGGGCCTTTTCCGTCGCCCTTGATGCCGTGGCAGGAGAAGCAGATTTCCTCGTAAATTTCTTTTCCGAGCCAGTAGTCGCCCTTGCCGGGCTCTTCGGCCTGCAGCTTCGTCTTCTTCTGGCCGAGGGACACGGAGGGGGCCGCCGCGAAGACAAACAGCGCGGAAACGGCCACTCCGAATGCTTTGATTGCGCTTTTAGAGAACAAGCCGGTACTCCCTCTTTGAATGCAATAAGAAATCAGAGCGGACAACGATGGGCGCGGAAGAGAAAGCATCTTCTCCTCCACGCCCATGAATTCTGGCTTCTTTTTTGCAGAGGATCAAACCGGCGGATGCGGAATGCCGGCCATTTTCCTCTGTGGCGTTATTTCCCTGCGCAGGGATTTCGCTTCGCGCACGGGTTCTTCGCGGCGCACGGATTCTTGGCCGCGCAGGGGTTCTTCGCGGCGCAGGGGTTGCCGCCGCAGGGGTTTCCCTTGCCGATCGTGGTGGTGCGGACGGTCTTCATGAATGCGATGCGCTTTTTCTCCCAATTCAGCATCCGCTTGTACTGCCGGGGGGAGAGGGAGGTCACATAGGCTTCAAGATCCCGATACTTCTGGGAATAGGGGTCCATCGGCGCGGCGCCGATGAAGACCGTGGCGCAAAGGTCGTTGAACTGCCCCACGCTGATGACCTGTCCGGCCGGGCTCAGGCGCGGGAAGTGCTCCGCGGCGCCCACGAGGGTCGGGATCGGCACCGGGTTGCGGTTGCCCATCACATCCACCGCCGTGCCGCCCACGGTTCTCCCGCGGGGATGGCAGCCCACGCATCCGACATCGCGGAACACGGTCTTTCCGCGCGCCACGGAGTTTTTCACGGAACTGTCGTTTTGCTGGGTAAAGAAGAAGGGCGGCGGCGTGATGCTCGACTTTTTCTGAAGCTGTGTCGTGGCGGCGGAGGCGGCTCCCATGGCGCCGACGGCGACCGCCAGGGCGAGTGCAAGAATCGTACAGAACTTTTTCATTCCATTGCTCCTTCCCAATTACGGAAAAAGAATTTGGTAAAAAGATTCTCAAAGGAGAAGACCGGCGCCCCCTCCCGGGTGTTGTTGGCCTAAATCATCCTGCACAAACCTGCCCGGCTTACTTGCGGGCGCAGGGGTTGCACGGATTCCCCTTGGCGCAGGGGTTCTTCGCCGCACACGGGTTCTTCGCGGCGCAGGGGTTCTTCGCCGCGCAGGGATTTCCGCCGCACGGATTTTTCGCCGCACAGGGGTTGCCCGCGCATGGATTTCCGCCGCAGGGGTTTCCGCCCCCGCCCCCGCGCGCGTAGATGAAGTTGGCCTTGTAGTAGCCCTTCCGCATCTGGGTGGAGACGCTGACCGGGGAGCCGGGCTTCAAGGATGCGGCGCTGACGGATTTCTTTCCCAGAAGCGCCTGGGTCTGAGAGGTGACGTGCAGCCGGACCACGTTCCCGCTCTGGTCGCGCACGCTGAGGTAGCCGCCCTTGTAGCCGACGACCTGACCCGAAACCATCACGCCCTCAAAACGGGCCGAGGCGCCGCCGCCGCCGCAGGGGTTGCAGGGATTTCCGCCGCAGGGGTTCTTCGCGGCGCAGGGATTGCCCGCGCAGGGGTTCTTCGCCGCACACGGGTTCTTTGCCGCACACGGGTTACACGGGTTGGCCGCCTCGGCCAGATCCACGCCCATTGATGAGAGGGCGAGGAGGGCGCCGAACGCAACCGCAAAAAGTTGACGGGACATGTCAGGAAGCCTCCTTCAGATTCAGAGAAGATTCAAAAACCACGGCGTAGAAAGTGTCGGAAGTGCCTGCTCCCCAATCGGTTTTTCAGCCGAGGGACTCCTCTTTCGAGGTTTCCATGCGCTGAAAAAAGCGCCGAGATGTTTCGGCAGCATCGTCTAAGAAAACAAGGGCCGAAGTTTGAAAATTCCCGATCCCCGGATATATTTTTGCGGATTTAAAAGTCTTTTTCCCGGTTTTCTAGGGCAGGAGGCCCATCCCCAGGATCGCGACCAGCAGGGCGAGAAACATCGAAATGGTCCCGCAATAGGCATGAATCTGCCGCACATCCGAATTCTCCGGCGTTTGCCGCAGGCGCCTCCCCAGATAGGCGGTGGCGAGAATGAGGAGAAGGGTGAGAGAGGCGAAATAGGCGTGGGCGGTCCCGAAAAGGGGCTCGCCGAGGGCGAGGGCCATGCCCCCGAGGCCGAGCAGATAGCCTGCCGCGAAGAGCCCGGTGAATGATTTGGCCAGCCGGATGTGCAGGGCCGTCAGACGGGGGAGGCTATGCCATTCACGCTTTCGGCGTTTTTTCCGTATCCGCAACCCCATCGCGAAAACGGTCAACCCCAGTGCCAGGGTGATGATCTGAAATCCCGGATGAAGATACGCCCAGAGACTGACCAAGACTTTCTCTCCGAATGCGCCCCCTCCGGGACGCGGCTTGTGGGCGGGGAAGGGGGGTGACTAGAATGCCCCAAAAATTCACGGAAAACTACCATCTCACGGAGCACAGAGGGAGGATCGGCTCATGCACTTAGACGATGTAGGCGCCCTGGTTCGCGGGAGCCGGGTATTCGATTTGGGCATCGAGCTCTTTCCCGGGATGCCGCACGTGCCGACGCACGCGCCCTACGGGTTCAGCCTCATCCGAGAGCATGGGGACATGATGCTGCCCGACGGAGCATGTGTGGCGGTGGAGTCCATCTTCTGCACGGGTCACACGGGGACGCACGTGGATGCGCTGAGCCATTTTTCCCAGGACATGAAGCTCCACGGCGGGGTAGATGCCGCAAAGGCGCAAAGCAAGACCGGCGGTTTCACCGCGCACGGGATCGAAACGGTTGCGCCCATTGTCCGCCGCGGGGTGTTTATCGATGTGGCCGCCCATCAGAAGTGCGAGGTGCTCCAGGCGGGCCATCCGATCGAGCAGAAGGAGCTGCAGGCGGCGGCGGAGGCGCAGGGGGTGCGAATCGAGGCGGGCGATGTGGTGCTCATCCGCACGGGGCACATGCAGTACTGGCCGGGCCCGAATTACTACCGCCACGCGGGCGGAATACCGGGCATCAACCTCGGCACCGCGCGCTGGCTCTCCGATCAGGGAGTGTACATGACCGGGTCGGATACGTTTTGCGTCGAGGTGCGCCCGGCCGAGGGAAGCCCCGTGCATGTACACATGCTGGTGGAAAAGGGGATTCATCTTCTCGAGGTGGCGAACCTCGAGGAACTTTCGCGGGGGAAAATCCACGAATTTCTCTTCGTGTGCCTTCCCTTGAAGATTCGGGGCGGGACGGGCTCTCCCGTGCGGCCGGTGGCGATTTTGTAGGCGCGGCTACTCGTAGGTGTCGAGGATGACCCGGTTTCGCCCTTCCTGCTTGGCGCGGTAGAGCAACTCGTCCGCCACCGGGTAGACATCCTTGAGCGCGGGGCGCCGGGCGGGCTTGATCATGAGGGCCCCGATGCTGATGGTGACCATCCCGGCTTCGGGAATTCCGAGAAAATGGGTCTGCTCGATGCGCTGCCGGATTCTCTCAGCCGCGATCTGGAGTCCCTCGAGGTCAATGCGCGGGAGCACCACGCCGAACTCCTCGCCCCCGAAGCGGACCACATGATCGATGTAGCGGGACTCCTGGCGGAGAAGCCGGCCCAGCTCCCGCAGCACGCTGTCTCCGGTCGGGTGCCCGTAGGTGTCGTTGATCCCCTTGAACTTGTCGATGTCGATGATCAGAAGGCCCAGCATCTCGCCGCTCCGCGCGGCCCGCGCCAGCTCCCGGGCCGAGGCGTCTTCGAATCCGGCGCGGTTGAGGAGGCCGGTCAGGGGTTCGGTGAACGTTACTTTGTGCAGCTGCTCGCGGCTGACGCGATGGGCGAGAAAGATGATCTCCAGATCTTTCTTCATCTGGGCGTGTTCGATCATGTTGCGGAGAATGAGATGGATCGCGGAATCCTGGTTCTCCATCGAAATGACCGCGCTGACCCAGGCCGGGGGCGATTCGAGAAGCGGCGAATCGAAAGTGTCGGCCAGGGCGACGATCTGCGGCGATTGGAGACCTCCTCCCTCGGCGATCTCCTTGAGGATAGCGTTTTCCTCGATCTTGTTTTTTTCCAGAGTGACGAGAAAGACATGGGGCGGATCATCGCTCATGCGGTTGGCGATTTGCCAGGTGAGTTCCTGAAGGTTTTCATGAATGGGCGAGCCGATGAGGGAGGACAGTCTTTTCAGTGTGCTGTCCGAAAGATGAAGGGCGGCCACGCGCGGGAGCGAGGCGCCTCCCGAGAGGAACGCGCGGAGGGCTTCATCCCGCGGAAGGGCGGAGAGAGTGCCGAGCCCTTTTCTCGATTTGGCCGAAAGGAGATTGAGCAGAAACTCGCCCTGTCCGGCCGCGGGCGGCTCTGCTTCCTCCTGGCGGAATGCTTCCGGCCCTTCGTTTTCCCCGACGGGCCAATCCAGGTCATCCAACTCTTGCGTATCGTCTGGACTGGACATTCCTCGACCTGCCCCTTTGCCGTTAACGCCAGGTTCGGCGAGCACTGCAGATGCCTAAGGTTGCCACAGTCGCCACCTCAGGAAAAGTTCTCGGAAAGGAAGTTCTGAACGAGATGCAAGAAAGCCTCGGGTGCGTCCATGTAAACGTGGTGGTGCGCCTCGGGGACGATGGCGGTTCGTACGGCCGGGCAATGGTCTTCTATCCAGGCGAAATCCTCCACAGCAAGACGGTCGGACAACTCCCCGGCAATCAGCAGGGTGGGAGCGGCCACCTTTTTCCAGCCGGGCCGAAGGTCGGTGGGCTTGCGGTCCCGGTGGAAGGATTTGTCGGTCTTGAGCAGCCAAGTGCCGTCATCGAGCGGGCGCAGGCTGTGGCGCGCGATGTAGGCAAGCTGTTCGGGGGCCGCTTTTCCGCTTGAGGGCAGGAGCCGGAACTTCTGGACAAAAAGATCGGGCGAGGCCCAGGGGCGGCTGGGGTTCTTGGCGGCCAGCTCCACCTCGGCCAGGATGCGGTTGGTCAACTCGAGCGGCGAGTCCACCACGATCAGGCAGGTGAGTTCGGGGCGGCTCCACTCGTGCAGTTTCAGCGTCACCAGCCCTCCCATCGAGTGGGCCAGGATCGCCGGAGGGCGTCCGCTTTCTTTCCGGGCCCATTCGATCCAGGAGGAAAGATCGCCGGCGAAGGCCTCGAAGGTGTACTCCTTGGCCCAGTCGCTGTCTCCGTGCCCGCGCATATCGACCGCCACCGGACGGCAGAGCGGCTTGAGGGAGGGCGCGACGTGATCCCACCAGTGGGCGTGGGCGGCCGCGCCGTGAAGCATGAGGAGCACCGGTTTTCCTTCCCCGCCATGATCCAGGGCATGCAGCCGAAGGCCGTCTCTTTCGATGAATCTGCTTTCGGGGGTGTCCATGTGTCCTCGCTGCGGCTGGGTGGCCCACGCTCCGTGAACGCCTCCGGAGAGGTGTGCGGAACAGGAGCCGGGACAGAATTTGTACCGGTTAGGATTCCGGGTTTTCAGGAGCAGGTGGTACGGTCGGGCTCTGCGAGAGGTAGAGCCCATACTCGTCCGTTTCGGTGATGTCGGCCAGATTGGGTCCCTTGCGGTAGGCGGCGCGCGCGATCAGATGGGCCGCGACAGGCGCTGTCAGGAAAAAAAATAAAACAGCGAGCAGTGCCTGGGCGCTCACATGAAGAAGTTTGAAAGTGATGGCCGTTCCCGCGAGGATGCCCACCATACCGAAGGTCGTGGCCTTGGTGGCGGCATGCATCCGCGAGTAGACATCGGGCAGGCGCAGGAGCCCGACGCTGGAAACCAGCATGAAAAAGACGCCGATCAGGATGAGCGCAGATGCGATGTACTCACTCAATGATCTTCCCTCTCTCCAGAAACTTGGCGTAAACCGCCGTTCCCACAAAGGCCAGTATGGCGAACACCAAAATGGCCAAGATGAACAAATCTTCTCCGCTGCGAATGGCGAAAAGGGCCGTGATGCCCAGCAGGTTGGTGGCGATGGTGTCCACCGCCACCACGCGATCGGCCGTGGTGGGCCCGATGGCGAAACGGATCAGGCACATGGCCACGGAAACGACGAGAATGCCCAGTCCGATATCAACAGCGGTTGCGCTCATTCGATGGCCTTGATAATCGGGTTCTCGAGACCGCGGCGGATGGCTTTGCGCACCTCGTCGGGGTGATCGATGTCCAGCGTGTGGACGAAGATAGTGGAAGCGTCCGTCGAAACGTCTACGCTCAGGGTTCCAGGCGTCAGGGTGATGGAGTTGGCCAGCGCGGTAACGCCCAGCGGAGTTTTGCACCTTGTATGGTAGGCGATGATGCCCGGCCGGATGCGAATCGGGCCCGGCGAGAGGACGATCCGCAGTACCTGAATATTCGCGATCGTCAGCTCCTTCAGGAAGCTGATGACGTAGATGGCGATATTCATGGGGCGCCGGAAGGAGAGCTCCTGATGATAGGTTTTCCGCAAGAATCCGACGACGGTGAGCGCCAGGACGAGACCCACCGCGATCTGGGCGGCGGAGATCTCCCCGCGGACAGCAATCCAGATGATGGCCAGGGTCAGGGTGATGGTGGCGATTGCCATGGTCGGGCTCTCCGTTGTTTCCCCGCCTTAGGGGGCGCTCTGCATGGCCGCAATATAGAGGGCCGGATTCGATATCTGTTTCGCTACCAGCAGTGACCAGTCGTACAGCCAGCCGACGCCGAGGCCGAAGATGACGGCGAAGGCCGCAAGAAAAGCCACGGGGATATACATTGCGGCCGGCGCGGATTTCACTTCGCCGCCGCCGCTGCCCCAGGCGAACTGCTGATATGTCGAAAAATTATACAGCAACGAAATCACCCCCATCCCCAGCGCGATGGAGGTGGCCGTGTACATTCCCTGGCTGTATCCCGCCTGGATGAGGAAGAATTTCGAAAAAAACCCGTTCAGCGGCGGAATCCCCGCGAGCGAGAGGAAGCCGACGAGGAGGAGAACGCTGGCGAAGGGGGCCTTCACCATCATCCCCCCCATTTCGTCCAAATCGACGGTGCCCGTCAGCTTCTGGTTGAGCCCCGCGCCCAGCAGCAGGGAACTCTTCAGAAAACCGTGGCTCACCATGTAGAACACCGCCGCCGCCATCCCTGCCGGCGAGAGCAGGGCCACCCCGAAGGCGATGTAGCCCAACTGGTTGATGGTGCTGTAGGCCAGGATCCGCTTCAGGTTCTTTTGCGGCAGGGTCCCGATGGCGCCGAGGATGATCGTCGCGAGCGCGAAGGCGACGAGAACGCCCTGCATCTGGCCGAAGGGCGCGGGGAAGATCAGCGTGGCGCAGCGGATGATGGCGTACAGCCCCACCTTGACCAGCACCCCGGCGAGGATGGCGCTGATCGGAGTAGGGGAGATCGAGTGGGCCGAGGGCAGCCAGAGCTGCATCGGGAAGATGGCCGCCTTGGTGCTGAAGACCAGGAGAAAGATCGCCGCCGTCAGGATCATCAGGGGCGTCGGCCCGAGCGCCGCCACCTTCACCGAGAGATCGGCCATGTTGACCGTCCCGACCTGGGCGTAGAGGAGCGAGACCCCCAGGAGAAAGAGCGCGGAGGCGATGAGATTCAGGCAGGTATATTTGAGCGCCATCTCCAGCTGATCGAGGTTGTGGTAAAAGCCGAGCAGGGAGTAGGCCGAGATCAGCATGACCTCGAAGAAGACGAAAAGGTTGAAGATATCCGCCGTGACGAACGCGCCCTGGATGCCCATGAGGAGGAAGTGAAGCAGCGGGTGGTAGACCTCCTGCCGCTGCCCCTCAGAGAGATAGCTTTTGGAGAAATAGGCGGAAGCACCGACCACCGTGGCGGCCAGGCAAAGCATGGTCGCGGTCAGGCGGTCCGCGCCCAGCAAAATGCCGTAGGGGAAGGGCCACAATCCCATCCGGTGGGTAAAAATCGTGCCGTCCGCCGTTTCGCTCAAAAAGGAGAGGGCGACGATGAGGTTGATCCCCAGCGAGAGGAGGCTCAGCCTTTCTTGCCACGCGCTGTGCCTGCGAAGCAGGAACAGAATGATTCCCGTCAGCAGGGGCAGCACGATCGGCAAGGGAAGAAGGAGATTCATCCTTTCAGCCTCCGAATCGCATCCACATCGTCGGTTTGAAACCGCCGGTATGCATTGAGCACCAGCACGAGAAGAAAGGCCGTCATCGCGAAGCCGATAACGATGGCGGTGAGAACCATGGCCTGCGGCAGCGGGTCGACGAAGCCGGCCGGATTGACGTTCTCCTCTCCGGGGAGAAGGATTGGCGCGCGGCCGTCGCCGATCCAGCCTGAGGCGACGATCATCAGGTTGGTGGCGTGGCTCAGGAGCGAGAGCCCCAGAACCACCTGAAGCAGGCGCCGCTGCATAATCATGTAGGCGCCGGTGGCCACCAATACGCCGATCGTGATGGAGAGCGTCCAGACCATATTTCGCTCAGTCCCTCAGGTGAAGGGGGCTGCGCCGGTCGCTGAAGATGGTCAGTATGGACATTGATACCCCGACGACCACTCCGTAGACCCCCAGATCGAAAAGAAACGCCGTAAAAATTTCGATGTTCCCGATAAAGGGAACTTCGAACTCATAGATCGAGCTCTTCAGAAAGGCCCCCGAGAGGAGGCCGAACACGCCGACAAGGGTTGCAAGTATGAGGCCGCTGCCGAACATCCGGTCCCAGGAGCGGTTGAACCGCCGCCACCCCAAGTCCGCATCGAATGCCACCCATTGGAGAACCATTCCCACCACCGTCATCAGTCCCGCGATGAAGCCGCCGCCCGGCTGGTTGTGGCCGTAGAGAAGCAGGAAGAACGACACCAGGAGGGTCAGATGGAGGACGATGGGGGCGATGGTCTTGAGAATCAGGGAATTCATTCTGCCTCTCCCGTCAGGCGCATCATGGCGTGGATGGCGATGCCCGCGATCACCAGGACGGTGATCTCGCCCAGGGTGTCATAGCTGCGGTAGTCCACAATGATGGCGTTCACGACATTCTTGAAACCGGCGATCGGCTTGCTGGTGCGCATGTAGTAGTCGGCGATGGTCCGGTAGGCGTGGCTGTTCATGGCGATGGCCATCACGGCGGTCACGCCCCCGCCCAGCAAAAAGGCGATGAACCAGTCGCGCCTTTTCTTTCCCGGCGACGATGCGATCGGCTTCAATTCGGGTAGATAGAAAAATGTCAGCAGGAAGAGAACGACCGTGGCCGATTCGATGACGATTTGGGTGAGAGCAAGGTCCGGCGCCTTCAGAATGAGGTAGAGAACGGCGGTCGAATAGCCCACCGTGCCCAGCGCGAGGATGGCCGGCAGGCGGGAGCGGAAGCTGGTCGTCGCAAAAGCGGCAATGCAGATGAAGAGACAGATTGCGGAGGCCAGCAGCGGCCATTGGCCCGCGGCCGGCCATGGGCCGAGGCTCCCGCCCGAGCGGGCCGCAAGGTAGAGGCCCAAAATCCCGGTTGCCACCATCATCATGCGCATGTAGCGGCGGAGGTTGCCGTCCTGGATCAGGGTGAGGATCCCGTAGGTGCGTTCGGCGGCGATGCGGAGGCTTCCGTCGTAGATTTTGTCCGGGGCGGGCGCTCTTCTCCAAAGATCGGCCACGGCGCCCAGGGTTTTCCCGACCCAGAGGCGTTGCCAATAGAGCAGCAGGCCGGCCGCCACCGTGATGATCGACATGATGAGCGGGGTGTTCACGCCGTGCCAGAGCGCCAGATGAAGCGCAAGCGGTTTTGTCTGGCCGAGGGTCGCCGCCGCCGCGGGCGCGATGAAAGCGTCCTGGATCAGGCCGGGGTAGATGCCGAACAGAATCACCAGCAGGGCGAGCGCCGCCGGCGCGGCCAGCATTCCGAGGGGCGGATCGTGCGGATGCTTGGGAGATTCCCGCTCCGCCCCCTCCCAGAAGGGCGCCCCGAGAAAGCGTAGATGGTAGAGCGCCGTGATGATCCCCGCACAGAGGGTGATCCAGGGCCAGAAGCCCGCCCAGACGCCCGGCCCGCCGGGGTGGAGGCTGACGCTGTAGAGCATCTCTTTGGTGATGAAGCCGCCGAAGGGCGGAATGCCGATCAGGCTGAGGGCGCCGATGACGGCAAGGATGTGGGTCTTGGGCATCGCCCGCGCCAGATGGCCGAGATGGCGCACGTCCCGCGTCCCCGATTCG encodes:
- a CDS encoding DUF4079 family protein, coding for MVSLWAYLHPGFQIITLALGLTVFAMGLRIRKKRRKREWHSLPRLTALHIRLAKSFTGLFAAGYLLGLGGMALALGEPLFGTAHAYFASLTLLLILATAYLGRRLRQTPENSDVRQIHAYCGTISMFLALLVAILGMGLLP
- a CDS encoding MnhB domain-containing protein → MNSLILKTIAPIVLHLTLLVSFFLLLYGHNQPGGGFIAGLMTVVGMVLQWVAFDADLGWRRFNRSWDRMFGSGLILATLVGVFGLLSGAFLKSSIYEFEVPFIGNIEIFTAFLFDLGVYGVVVGVSMSILTIFSDRRSPLHLRD
- a CDS encoding c-type cytochrome → MFSKSAIKAFGVAVSALFVFAAAPSVSLGQKKTKLQAEEPGKGDYWLGKEIYEEICFSCHGIKGDGKGPSWQSSMPRPQVFTSSTYMKRMTDEYIFAVVKFGKMNVLKEKMNGFQLKKGRATAMPAFGEVLEDAQIRKLIEWEKGITTGKMIKDEESKEIFKDACAQCHGKNGLGDGERPVGSQDPKTFVSEIQPPPMNYTLKEMMARFDDKFLFSLIKLGRIDVTEEAKFDFMKAYGHVLNDKEIWGTVRYVREAFINKKPRKKK
- a CDS encoding cyclase family protein, yielding MHLDDVGALVRGSRVFDLGIELFPGMPHVPTHAPYGFSLIREHGDMMLPDGACVAVESIFCTGHTGTHVDALSHFSQDMKLHGGVDAAKAQSKTGGFTAHGIETVAPIVRRGVFIDVAAHQKCEVLQAGHPIEQKELQAAAEAQGVRIEAGDVVLIRTGHMQYWPGPNYYRHAGGIPGINLGTARWLSDQGVYMTGSDTFCVEVRPAEGSPVHVHMLVEKGIHLLEVANLEELSRGKIHEFLFVCLPLKIRGGTGSPVRPVAIL
- a CDS encoding monovalent cation/H+ antiporter complex subunit F, which translates into the protein MSATAVDIGLGILVVSVAMCLIRFAIGPTTADRVVAVDTIATNLLGITALFAIRSGEDLFILAILVFAILAFVGTAVYAKFLERGKIIE
- a CDS encoding GGDEF domain-containing protein, yielding MSSPDDTQELDDLDWPVGENEGPEAFRQEEAEPPAAGQGEFLLNLLSAKSRKGLGTLSALPRDEALRAFLSGGASLPRVAALHLSDSTLKRLSSLIGSPIHENLQELTWQIANRMSDDPPHVFLVTLEKNKIEENAILKEIAEGGGLQSPQIVALADTFDSPLLESPPAWVSAVISMENQDSAIHLILRNMIEHAQMKKDLEIIFLAHRVSREQLHKVTFTEPLTGLLNRAGFEDASARELARAARSGEMLGLLIIDIDKFKGINDTYGHPTGDSVLRELGRLLRQESRYIDHVVRFGGEEFGVVLPRIDLEGLQIAAERIRQRIEQTHFLGIPEAGMVTISIGALMIKPARRPALKDVYPVADELLYRAKQEGRNRVILDTYE
- a CDS encoding proton-conducting transporter membrane subunit, with the protein product MNLLLPLPIVLPLLTGIILFLLRRHSAWQERLSLLSLGINLIVALSFLSETADGTIFTHRMGLWPFPYGILLGADRLTATMLCLAATVVGASAYFSKSYLSEGQRQEVYHPLLHFLLMGIQGAFVTADIFNLFVFFEVMLISAYSLLGFYHNLDQLEMALKYTCLNLIASALFLLGVSLLYAQVGTVNMADLSVKVAALGPTPLMILTAAIFLLVFSTKAAIFPMQLWLPSAHSISPTPISAILAGVLVKVGLYAIIRCATLIFPAPFGQMQGVLVAFALATIILGAIGTLPQKNLKRILAYSTINQLGYIAFGVALLSPAGMAAAVFYMVSHGFLKSSLLLGAGLNQKLTGTVDLDEMGGMMVKAPFASVLLLVGFLSLAGIPPLNGFFSKFFLIQAGYSQGMYTATSIALGMGVISLLYNFSTYQQFAWGSGGGEVKSAPAAMYIPVAFLAAFAVIFGLGVGWLYDWSLLVAKQISNPALYIAAMQSAP
- a CDS encoding Na+/H+ antiporter subunit C, producing MVWTLSITIGVLVATGAYMIMQRRLLQVVLGLSLLSHATNLMIVASGWIGDGRAPILLPGEENVNPAGFVDPLPQAMVLTAIVIGFAMTAFLLVLVLNAYRRFQTDDVDAIRRLKG
- a CDS encoding alpha/beta hydrolase, which encodes MDTPESRFIERDGLRLHALDHGGEGKPVLLMLHGAAAHAHWWDHVAPSLKPLCRPVAVDMRGHGDSDWAKEYTFEAFAGDLSSWIEWARKESGRPPAILAHSMGGLVTLKLHEWSRPELTCLIVVDSPLELTNRILAEVELAAKNPSRPWASPDLFVQKFRLLPSSGKAAPEQLAYIARHSLRPLDDGTWLLKTDKSFHRDRKPTDLRPGWKKVAAPTLLIAGELSDRLAVEDFAWIEDHCPAVRTAIVPEAHHHVYMDAPEAFLHLVQNFLSENFS
- a CDS encoding Na+/H+ antiporter subunit E, whose protein sequence is MAIATITLTLAIIWIAVRGEISAAQIAVGLVLALTVVGFLRKTYHQELSFRRPMNIAIYVISFLKELTIANIQVLRIVLSPGPIRIRPGIIAYHTRCKTPLGVTALANSITLTPGTLSVDVSTDASTIFVHTLDIDHPDEVRKAIRRGLENPIIKAIE
- the mnhG gene encoding monovalent cation/H(+) antiporter subunit G, translated to MSEYIASALILIGVFFMLVSSVGLLRLPDVYSRMHAATKATTFGMVGILAGTAITFKLLHVSAQALLAVLFFFLTAPVAAHLIARAAYRKGPNLADITETDEYGLYLSQSPTVPPAPENPES
- a CDS encoding proton-conducting transporter membrane subunit, whose protein sequence is MKDIYLIIFSPFVFAVAVPYFASRFRSGAAWFAMLAPLASLWALIRLYGLWSAGGKAPIVYSFAWVAAAQIEVAFLVDGLSLMWGFLVAGMGVLIVLYSHWYLHSHESLGRYYGFLIAFMGSMLGVVFSDHLISLFIFWELTSITSYFLIGFWWDRKASVYGAQKAILITGGGGLAMLAGFILLGGSTGEWHISKMIANPGAYTVSSAALILILLGAFTKSAQWPFHIWLPSAMEAPTPISAFLHSATMVKAGIFLLSRLYPILGTHELWGYLVTTFGMITMIAGGLLSLRAYDLKAILAYGTISQLGLIVTFLGYGGQEAVIGSTLHLYNHAAAKAAMFMVVGIIDHESGTRDVRHLGHLARAMPKTHILAVIGALSLIGIPPFGGFITKEMLYSVSLHPGGPGVWAGFWPWITLCAGIITALYHLRFLGAPFWEGAERESPKHPHDPPLGMLAAPAALALLVILFGIYPGLIQDAFIAPAAAATLGQTKPLALHLALWHGVNTPLIMSIITVAAGLLLYWQRLWVGKTLGAVADLWRRAPAPDKIYDGSLRIAAERTYGILTLIQDGNLRRYMRMMMVATGILGLYLAARSGGSLGPWPAAGQWPLLASAICLFICIAAFATTSFRSRLPAILALGTVGYSTAVLYLILKAPDLALTQIVIESATVVLFLLTFFYLPELKPIASSPGKKRRDWFIAFLLGGGVTAVMAIAMNSHAYRTIADYYMRTSKPIAGFKNVVNAIIVDYRSYDTLGEITVLVIAGIAIHAMMRLTGEAE